GGGGGAGATATAGTTAACGGATAAGCGATCGTCCGTCATGATACCCCTGACTTACAATTCAACTTTGGCAATAATAGTACACTGGTCACTAGTAAAACAGTGAACTATACACTTAAATAGATAGTCCGCAAAAAATCTGCGGGCAATAATTTGGGGTTCAAGTTCAACTGTTATGAAAACACTAGTGGTAGCGACGACGAATCCTGGTAAATTACAGGAAATGCAAAAGTATCTAGCTCAATCGGGTTGGGAGTTAGAGCTAATGCCCCCAGATATGGAAATTGTGGAAACTGAGGAGACATTTGCAGCTAATGCTTGTCTCAAGGCGACAGATGTGGCTAAAGCTTTGGGTAAGTGGGCGATCGCTGATGATTCTGGTTTATCTGTTGCAGCTTTAAATGGCGCACCTGGGATTTATTCTGCGAGATATGCTAAAACTGACAAACAGCGAATTGACAGGGTTTTAAGAGAATTAGCGGAAATAAATGGCGATATTGCATCGGAGACTGAAGAATCTTCGCTTAGAGAAGCTGAATTCATCTGTGCCGTAGCTGTGGCTCGTCCAGACGGTACGATTGCTTTACTGATTG
This DNA window, taken from Merismopedia glauca CCAP 1448/3, encodes the following:
- the rdgB gene encoding RdgB/HAM1 family non-canonical purine NTP pyrophosphatase → MKTLVVATTNPGKLQEMQKYLAQSGWELELMPPDMEIVETEETFAANACLKATDVAKALGKWAIADDSGLSVAALNGAPGIYSARYAKTDKQRIDRVLRELAEINGDIASETEESSLREAEFICAVAVARPDGTIALLIEGRCPGEILHEPRGDRGFGYDPIFYVPEVQLTFAEMTPEMKRSLSHRGKAFEQVLPRLSRLETNS